AGATTGGAGAGTTGAAAATGAGGTTGAACAATAAAGAAATAATATTCAACGTTCAACAATCCATGAGGAGACCCAGTGAATTTGCAAACTGCTCACTAGTGGAGGCCGTGGATGTGATACTGCAAGAAGAGGATGAGACCCTTAATGTCAAGGATTCACTAGAAGTCTGCTTGATGAATTTGGAAGAGATGGGCGGTGAAGGGTTGGCAGAGTGGGTCATGGCTCTCGAAGGTCAAGGATTCTGTAaaagggaacctcagttcgagCCCCTATGCTTAGAAGAGAGAGCAACACCACCTGCAAAACCATCAATAGAGGAGCCACCACAGCTGGACTTGAAACTGCTTCTATCCCACCTCAGGTATGCCTTCTTGGGGCCTAATTCTACTTTGcctgttattatatcatctggtttGCTAGCTGTGCAGGTAGAGCAACTATTGGAGGTATTTCAAGAATGTAAGACTTGGTTGGACCATGAtagacataaagggtatcagcccagccttttgcatgcacaagattcttctggaagaggggcacaaaccttccagggaacatcaACGACGGCTGAAACCGAATATGAAGGAAGTAGTAAATAAGGAAGTGATCAAGTGGCTGGATGCGggtatcatcttccccatctctgacagcAACTAGGTCAGTCCTGTCCAATGTGTGCTGAAAAGGGGAGGAATGACGGTCATACAAAATGAGAATAACGAGTTGATCTCAACTCGTATAGTCACGGGGTGGCGGATTTGCATGGACTATCGGAAACTGAACACAGCCACTcgaaaggaccatttcccattgcCTTTCATTGACTAAATATTGGACAGGTTATTTGGGCGGTCCCacttctgtttcttggatggatactcggggtataacaAGATCTTAATAGCCccggaagatagagagaaaacacccttcacttgtccatatggcatctttgcctttcggagaatgctCTTTGGACATtgcaatgcaccggctacattctagcggtgcatgttagccattttcactgacatgttggaggatattatggaggtatttatggatgatttctccgtggAGGGGGATTCATTTGAAGATTGTCTTCACAACTTAAGaagagtgctcaaaagatgtgtggagacaaatctggtgctgaattgggaaaagtgtcattttatggtacaagaaggaatAGTGTTGGGGCATCGAGTATCCAGCAAGGGCATTAAAGTCGACCATGCCAAGGTTGATATGATTGAGAAGCTGCCATCGCCCACTTCGGTAAAGGcagtgagaagtttccttgggcacgccgggTTCTATAGGCGATTCATGAAAGAGGTTTTCAAACTTTCTAACCCCTTATGTAAGCTGCTTGAAAAGGATCagccctttgtgttttctaatgattgcaggttagtttttgaggagctgaagaagatATTGGTGACTACACCCATCATagttgcacccaactgggagcaactgttcgagctcatgtgtgacgccagtgattatgctataggagcagtcttggggcaACGCAAAGACAAGATGTTGCACCcgatttactatgcaagcaggaCGCTCAGTGGTGCACGGCTCAATTACACTGTAACGGAAAAGGAAATGCTGGCTGTAGTGTTTGGCTTCGACAAATTCATGTCGTACTTAATTGGTTCAAAAGTTATTTTTTGTACTGACCATGCAGCAATTATACTTgatagcaaagaaggagtcaaagccacgcttgatTCGCTGGGTTCTTTTGCTACAAGAATTCGATCTGGAAATCCGTGACAGAAAGAGGACGGACAATCAAGTGGTAGACCACCTCTCAAGattggaaggagctgaaaagagAATGGAGGTTGAAGACATAATAGAGACATTCCCGAATGAACAGTTACTTGTTGTGACAATGGAGGAGACGCCATGGTATGCTGAAATTGCTAACTATTTAGCAAGCGGTATTGCACCTTTTGAACTCTactcaattcaaaagaaaaagttcttccgCGATTGTCGAGCCTATTATTGG
The sequence above is drawn from the Nicotiana tabacum cultivar K326 chromosome 13, ASM71507v2, whole genome shotgun sequence genome and encodes:
- the LOC142168092 gene encoding uncharacterized protein LOC142168092, producing MPGYAKMIKDLMSRKFNFQDLSTVTLTQTCSVVVTRPTAQKVYDPGSFTIPCTIGSYVFAKALCDLGASINLMLLAIYTKLGIGRARPTSMLLQLVDRTVKKPTGILDDVLVQVGKFVFPADFVILDCQVDEEIPIILERPFLATGRALINCEIGELKMRLNNKEIIFNVQQSMRRPSEFANCSLVEAVDVILQEEDETLNVKDSLEVCLMNLEEMGGEGLAEWVMALEGQGFCKREPQFEPLCLEERATPPAKPSIEEPPQLDLKLLLSHLRYAFLGPNSTLPVIISSGLLAVQVEQLLEQLYLIAKKESKPRLIRWVLLLQEFDLEIRDRKRTDNQVVDHLSRLEGAEKRMEVEDIIETFPNEQLLVVTMEETPWYAEIANYLASGIAPFELYSIQKKKFFRDCRAYYWDEPLLLKIYIDNMIWRCIPEKDQPSILQACHASPYGGHFGGIRTAAKVLESGLYWPTLFKDAHSWVKRCDECQRTGNISRRHEMPMTTIQEVEVFDI